The Gossypium hirsutum isolate 1008001.06 chromosome D02, Gossypium_hirsutum_v2.1, whole genome shotgun sequence region AAGCAAGGCCGTTAATGAGTGATGTTGTTGAAACGCTGGAACCTCTACAATGCACTGGTGGTAGTGCAGATGAAGTCTCCTCGTCTTTGAACTCAAAAGTAACAGGAGGTAGTGCTGGTCCGTTTGCAATGGGTGGAGTTCCAGATTATCGAATGCGACTCAGATTTTCAAACAATGTTGGTCCAGGTGCCATTTGTAGGTCGCCTAATCCAAATTGTTCCCCAGGTGGCCCTGCAGCATGCAGAGTTCGATGAAAATGTCACCTACTTGTATACTTGTTTGGTGTGGCTTTTGTAGCATGACCCCCTGTCAAAAGTGACAAATTTGCTTGTTAAAACAAGGGTGGTTTTACTTAATTGTACCTAATGTGTAAGTTGTCTGTAGTCTGTGttgattatgtgttgattatgcTATTCAACTGAAGCTtgtatcactttttttttttgttttatcctTTGCCACTGGAATTTCCTGTCGGAAAGTTGTCTTCAGCATAAAAGCATGCAGTTTCAGACTTGTAAGTAGATGCTTTTTAGCTGTGAATAATTTTGATGAAGATGGTAGACAATGGAAAATGTTGACAGCAACTCTGAAAATGAACAGTGTACCAACTTGCGATGATGACAATGAGTGCACCcccttttttgtttgtttgaataAACCGTTGCCTCTTATTCTCGTATCTGTCTATAATTCTCTTAACGTACTAGTTTAGTATCATACAACTGCTTTGTGCCTACAGAGCATGGCGTAAGATTGAAGAAGCAAAAAGAAAGGTGAAACTCTACAGTGAAAATGAGCAGTAATATGACAAACGAGTTTAAAAGCATTGGGGAAAATGGGGAGGAGTGCATTTCCAAGTGATGTGATGACAGACACAAGCTAGTTTGGATCTTTAACCAAGCATTGGTGGGTGGATTGTTGAGCATTGGTTTTACGTTTTTAACCGTGTCAAATGTTGTAGGTAAAGCCACAAAAATACCTTCAAACCCAAAACCCCATCAATAATAATAAGCCTGTATGATTGGTTACGTCTGAAATACaaatgacaaataaataaatcatcCATACGTTTGTTTGACCCActtttcttaacaaatctccttCTCCTTCCCTATCCACCACACGAATTTTATTAGGGAAAAAGTGTTTTTATCACTCCCTCACTCTCCTCCGTCCTCTTTGTCTTCCTCTTTATGCATGAGCGCTGTGAACAAAATATGGACAGCTAGGCCACTGATCTTCGTATCCTTAAACTATCAATTCTAGTCCTCTTCACCGCTTGTCTAGGTATGCATGCTGCCTCTCTTAAATCTTAATTAACGTAATCGGGTCAATTAATTGATGATGACATAGTTGCAGTTAAGGCTTCCGCAACAGCATCTAGGAGTAATGGAGAGTATAAACCCGTAGGGCCAACTGAATATCGCCTTCTTCAACCTGATTTAGGCAAGGATGATGGTGCACGGCGAAGGCTTGCCCCTTTCCAGCTGTGCTTGCTGTGCAAGTGTTGCAGCGCCACCGCTGCCTCCACCTGTACTTCAATGCCTTGCTGCTTTGGCATCGATTGCCAGCTTCCCAACAAGCCCTTTGGCGTTTGTGCTTTTGTACCCAAGACTTGCAACTGTAATTCCTGCGCTGCCTAATGCCTACCCCTCTTCCACAATACTCAATTCCTTCACTACTTACCTGCTTTAATTCTATTGTTGTCAACTGTGTATTAGTTGTACCAATGATGATGTAAAGAAACAAACATCAGCAGCATCTGCTCATTAGAAGCTGATTTTATTGGATCTTTTCACACAAAGTAATTCTAGTGGAGGATGGTTatgatcaaatattttttttgtttgtgtttTCTGTGGACAATGCAAGTTGAGTTTTTGCCCTATTTTAGATGGTACATGGACTATTGCTGTGTTAGTATGGAGTTACAGGAGCAATTGCAAAAGCAAACCTACCTTTTAATGGTTAGTTCCAATTCAACAGCCAACATCCCACTTCAATCACAACAATTGATCCTAAATGCACCAACATCAATATCTTCACCCACTATTATAAATctctaaaaatttcaaattccCAAATAAAACGACATTTTATAAAGCTAGACCCTTATGATTtacaaaaattaatgtttttCAAAGTTCATAGTAACCATATCTAATAATGTCATATAAATTTCTTTCCTTTATCACTACATCCAAGCTTTACTTTCCCTTTTCCAATTAGTAACAACAAACTACCTTAATTAGGAACCAAAAAACTAAAGTCGCTATCCATCTTTTTCTATATCTACATACCTCCGTATATTGATTACCATTAATATAAAGTCCATATGCTTATGGTTTATTGAGTTGTAAACTCTATTGTCTACTAGTTATGTATTAACAGGATCAACTgcaaattaatgttaaatttaagaACTTATATTGATATACTATAACATTATAAGCTCTGAATGAATCTTATGATAATACATTCCTACCTCTATCAGAAaatatcaatttcaatttcaacttaACTTATGATattgataattattaaattatttaatattattatttaaaaaaaggaaaaagtattTACCTTCAAATGCATAGTACTTAGCAAATATACGGATGACATGTCACAACTCACGACacaaattaaaagatatatatatatatatatataaagaaaacaaataaaataaataaagttgacTACAttttttcccattcttttttATCTCTCGCTCGCTGCCTGCCTGCCTGCCTGCCTGCCCTCGCGCGAGCGAGAAAGGTAAAAGGAAAAAGGAAGGGAGAAAAAAAGACAGGAactaaacaaacaaaataaaacaattggaagagaaaggaaaggaaagaaatcTCTGAATTTTTCTCTCCTCTCTGCATTTCTTTTATTAACAATCGGAACAGTCTTCGATCATCCCCGCTATACGCCGGTTTTTCTCCCAATCCGCTTCTGATTCAGTCAAATCGCTTCGCCTCCTACTTTCTTTACTTGTTTTACTCTTCTGACTCCGACCATAGGGTTAAGgtattttccttcttttcttttgggatgattttaattttatttatttatttatttatttttcgacGCGGATTTTCGCCTTCGAAGGTAAGCCGATTTGTATgtatatctttttcttttttcaatgtAATTAAGATTGTGTGTTGTCGTTTGTTTAGGTTTCCTTGGTATACtgcgaaagaaaaaaaattaaaaaaaaaagtgaaattctGATTTAGatcatgaaattatgatttagggttagGGCAACAGGTTCATCATCGGCGCAAATGGATGCTTCAGGTACGGATTCAGATGCTTACGGAGGTGCCTCTTCTAATTCAAGGAGACACAGAATACTATCGGCTTCGAATATAATCCAAGCGCCTCTTTCCGCCTTGTTAGAATACTCAGGTCTTCTTCGTACATCACGTTCTATCCACCAAGAATCCGACCCTCTTATCCCTAATCCGAAcctagaaaattccacttctgcCCTTGCCAACAATGGACATGTTGCTATTAGGATAATTGGGACGGGAGACAACCATGAGAGCGAGAGAGATGCATCTGGTATGGTAGCGGGCCAACTCAGGGAAGTTACTTCTCAGAACGAGGTGTTTCTGGGGTTGGGAACATCTGATGGTCAAGGAGGAAATTCCAGAAGCAGCGAGCTAGGGGTGGCTGCTGGACAAGGAGAAGGTGTTTCCCACTCCTCGTCCAATGGGAGTGTTAGTGCTGATGCAGAAGCTGGGGATGGAGGTGGGGGTGGGTCTGGAGTTAATAATAGCAGAGATTCCTCCTACCAAAGATATGACATTCAGCAGGCTGCTAGGTGGATTGAGCAAGTTCTGCCATTTTCTTTACTTCTCTTGGTTGTTTTTATCCGGCAACATTTGCAAGGTGACTCCTCTCATTTTCTTGCTTTTCAATTTGCTCCTAGCAGTAGAATTTCAACCCTTTGTTTTAGTATAGCTGTTAAATATAGCACCAGCATATAgataattttaatctttaatattGAGAATATACTGTGGTTGGTGTCCTTATGCATTTTGCAAATATTAGCTGGAGTTGGGCTTTAACTATTATTGAGAATTTAAGTGCATGGTAGCTTTTTTCCCCCTCTTCTATGCTTCTTTACACCAAGTATCTACTGGTATATAAATGCGACAGTACTTGCATGAAGCAAGTTTCTTTAGAGGAATAGTTGATGAACACTGGTTTCACTTTTAGAAGCTTATTAGTGTTGTTCACCTAGTCTTGAATTGCTTTAGTTCATAAAGCTTTTATTGTATTGTTTGGCATGCCTAAGTGGAACATAAATCAACAAAATCACCTCAGACCTGTTCAAGCTGGTTGCCTTTGATTTATTGGTCACCTTAAATTATAAACGGTGGAAGGAATGTGGAAAGCATCcactgatttaatttttttttgagttccTAATAAATTTTTGTTAGTTATACCTTTAGTATTAAGAAAGAACAATACCAACTCACTTTGGAAGAATAAAAAGATGGGTAATTTAGTCTATGCTTGATCTTTTTTTGAAAATGGGAGTGAAGGAAAAATTGAGCCAGTGGTATGATGATAACTTGTTATCATAGATACGTGAATCTTGATAACATTTTAGAATTAATGTCTTTATACTGGTGAGCATTTATTGGTTTAACCGATTTAACTTATCATGTTTGGTTAGTTTGGTTCAGTTTATTCGGTTTTGAAAACTGGTTTATTCTGTTAGTTAGGTTGGCTATTTGTTTTCAAGTTCGATAATTGAATAGATTGAATTAACGGACCATTTTATTTTCTGAATAGTTAAAACCAATTAAACCGACAAAACCAATTGActtaagttgttttttttttttggttaatcaatttaatttaattggtaggtcagttttataagttaatttggtttaattgGTTTTCAAAAAGAACCGACCTAATGCTCATTCCTATATCTTTATCGTTGAAGTGCTTTTTTTATGCCTTTTAGCTTGAGCAATTTAAGGATCCAAACCTATAGAGAGTACTTTCTTCCTTATATGGTACACATTCTGATAATCATGTTTCTAGCTTGCAACTGCCTAATTACTAAGTTGATAGGCTACCTGATGTCTTTGGGAGGAACTAAGATTTGGGCTTTATGGCTCCTGCAAGGTTAAAATGAACATTTTCAGAGTCGCATCTCTTCTCAAACTGAAGTACTATTCATTTCAAGTTAATAACGTTTGCCTTCTGCAAAGATTTGCAGGTTTCTTTGTTACAATTTGGATTGCTGCTGTAATGTTCAAGTCTAATGACATTTTACGGAAACAAACCGCTTTGAAGGTGATATATTATCTTCATTTGTCAGTCCTATGTTTTATCCGAAACCAATATTTAAAAGGTTTTCTTCTACCATCTTTAGTAGAAAAATTAAGTATGCCTTCTGTTTGTGGCTGCAGGGGGAGAGAAAGATCTCTGTTCTGACTGGAATCTGTGTTGCTTTCACACTCCATGTTATCGCTGTATATTGGTGGTATTGGAATGATGATCTTTTGTATCCATTGGTGATGCTTCCCCCAAAATATATTCCACCTTTCTGGCATGCTATTTTTATTATCATGGTTAATGGTGGGTTGTTTTCCACAAATATATTTATCAATTGAAATGCAATCATATTGTCTTGTTCTACTGAAGAAACAATTTATGGATACTGTTTGACAGCCCTGTGTTTAAACAATGTCTATTGCAAGTTCACTTTTCCTGTGTAGATAAGTGTACAATACAGTTTCAATCTTTTTTTCTTCTGTTAAAATAAGTGGCCGAAGTAAAAATAATATGTTTTCATTCATTAAAACAGATGGttttttgaaatttcttttataGGAGTGTACCCATATAAATTTGTTGATTGGGTTAGTGAACTTCTGCTAACATCACCTTCTAAATTCAGCACTTTTGGGGATATCATCTGCATCTAAATGAGTGATAGTTTATACTCTAACCAGCATAATTTGAAATCTTTCGTCTGCATGCATGCAAATGCTACACCACTCTTTCCCTTGTCCTTTTGTTAAAGATGTTTGTTTCCCCATTTCTATTGTGGATTATTTTACCTTATTTGTTGATATTATGTCATGATTCTGGCTTCTTTCAGATACTTTAGTTCGGCAGGAAGCAATGGTTTTAAAGTGCTTTCTGTTAATGTATTACAAGAACAGCAGAGGCAGAAATTACAGGAAGCAGGTTAGCTCTATTTTTTTAGTGGactgtatataatatttataaatagcaCGTGCATGCATGTCTCTATGTATGTTTATGCATGAGATGTTGAATACTGAATTTTGGTGAGGTCAAAGAATAAGTATGGAAGAACAATGATGCTAGACATAGAAAGAGAAATTGATTAAGAACAGGTTGTAATATGGTCCAACTTAGTAGTTAGGCAGTCTTCACTGACTGAGAATTCCTCTTTtgtcttaattttattattaacctttgattttggaagaaaaaagCATGCATTTCCTGATCTGGAATTGATTTTGCATGATTGTGTTGTTAATTATGGTTGTTATATTGTGaaattgttttttcttcttttgtgaaAAGAGCTTCTATATGACGATCTCTTCCGTGTTCTAATCTTGTCTCGTTTTTTTCCCGGTTTGTAAGAATATCATGCCACATCATATTGAATGTAGCTTTCTGCTATGGTACCAGTGCTCAATTATGTTCTGGCTACCATCACATAATTTGAACATGCATACTTAGATGCATGCCTATGCATATAGCTTATTCTACTTCAAGCTGACTTAAGAAATGCATATTACCAGGGTCAAATGCTGACATTGGTTGAGTACATGATGCTACTTTACCGTGCTTTACTGCCAACTCCAGTTTGGTACCGTTTCTTCTTAAACAAAGACTATGGAAGCCTCTTTTCATCACTAATGACAGGGTTGTACTTAACCTTCAAGCTGACTTCTGTTGTTGAGAAGGTTTCTTTTTCTATTAATATAAATTTGTTTTGAGTACTTTTGGGGAAGTCATTAGAAATTTACTTTTCATGTGAAAGATGGGTTTCTGGCCTAGTCTATAATTTCTCTCTTTCTAAGTTTTTTCCCCCTTTCATGGCTGTCAACTTTCAGGTGCAATCCTTCTTTGCTGCATTGAAGGCATTATCTCGTAAAGAGGTACATTATGGTGCTTATGCAACATCGGAGCAGGTAGTCTGGATTTCTTTTTGGGGGTTTTGTGAACTGAATATTACATTTATATATAGATAGGTTTGAGGTGCCTATTTGCTTGCAAGCTAACAGCTAGTCACCAAAAGAAATGTTCTTATGTGTATTTATTGCATATGAGGAACTCGAGAACATTATGTTTAGAGAAGGGAAAAATAACTAACCTTATAATGTGTCTTTCACATGCACAACTGGTCCGTTGTTTCTTATTCTACCACTCTTTTTTTCTCTACATATATGAAGGGTTCTGGAGCTCTCATTTGCTAAATGTTGGTTAGCTTACCAAGAGGGGATTTGCTTTGAATGGTTGAAAGGATAATGTACCTAGGTTGTTATTGGCCGGTGTTCCTTAGCTGTGTAACTCATCTGGGTTGAGATTTTAAAGATGTAGCAAGGCTGTTATTTGCAATGAGTGTTTCATTTTTTTAGAGCGATTGCTAATTTTTAAGCAAGGAATGTTTGGTTTTTTAAACGAGACACTTTTTTATGATGTTAGGTGAATGCTGCTGGGGACCTGTGTGCCATCTGCCAAGAGAAGATGCATGCTCCTATACTACTACGTTGTAAACACATCTTTTGTGAAGATTGTGTGTCTGAGTGGTTAGTTTATTGGCTTTAATCTCCCATAGATTGTGATTGTTGTTTGCATTTGTTTATTTGGTTTAAGTTTGGTGATGATAATGAAGCCCACTTGTGTTGTCCAGGTTTGAGAGGGAAAGAACTTGTCCTTTGTGCAGGGCGTTGGTTAAACCTGCAGATCTGAGATCATATGGTGATGGATCTACTAGTTTGTTTTTTCAGATATTCTAATATCATTGCTAAGATACGaccagaatcagaatcagaatcagggaAGCTTTACTGCTTGGATGTTCCTAAAATGTATCCAGAGCAGCCCTATCCTGaacctcatcatcatcatcatcctctAGAGGGGTAAATTGGATTGTTTGGTTTTGCCATGTCTTGTCAATGTGAATTTAACTAAGAAGTTGAAACCAAAACAACTGATTTggaaagaagtaaaaaaaaaaaaaaattggacgTCTTCTGTTCCTTTTGTATGTTGTAATGTGAAagggttgaatttgaattgaatgtatCTATCTAATGGGCCCTCTAAGCAACACATAGAGTTGGTCTTATCAGTATATGTTACGGTTCTATTGGCGTAAATGCAAGcctcttttattttttctctctttctctcttaaAAAGAGTAAACCTTGTGATGGATCCTGGGTTTTAAGTTTTGTAGAGCTATTAGTCTTGCAAGCTGGTGTTGGAAATGGTCTTCAAGAACACGCAATCTGCCCTGCCAGAGGTAGAGCGGCAGCTACATCCTTTTTTCTTGCCCTAATAATTTGTTTGTCTACATGCCATTTTATCAGGTTATATAATAAACTCAATTCCTAATGATTGGCTTCTGAATGGCTAAACTcattggatgtgaaataaatgattttttttacataGCATTACATGTGTTCTAAATACCTGCATAAGCAAGTAAAAAGGTTAATCCGTCGAAAGCCATTACAATTTAAACTCGAATGATGGAGAAGCATTTCTTATTTAGTCATGGACCAGAGGACCAAAAACGGCTATGAACAAATTACATGTCAAAGACAAAGGGAAAAACTCTGTAAAAATGATATGTAAACCATCTATATAAATACCAAGGTAAAGACTAAATCTAAGAGAAGAGAGTGGAGGAGGTGGTGTTGCATTGTCCATCAGTGGGTGGAAGTAGGTGGGACATTAGTTTTGGAGTTGGAGGCATGAGGCGGAGTAGTTCCTTTGCTTGCTTCCTCTGCTGGTTGGCTAAGGTGAGACGAGATTTCCTTTGTTAGTATCGGCTGTTGGCGGCATGGGCTGGGGCTGGGACTGGGGCTGCGAATTCGAGGCTGACTTAGACTTGGGCTGGGGCTGCGAATTCGAGGCTGACTAGGACTGGGGCTGGGGCTGCGAATTCGAGGCTTACTTGGACTAGAAGAAGGGTCCAACACCTCCAACTCAGGTGTGTAATCACCGGAAAGCATTTTTGAGAGGGGGAAGTTGATGGGAGAACCAACCGGCGCAACTTCTTCAGCCCCCTCATCTAAGTACACAACATCCTGCATGCTCAGTTGATGATACTCTATTATTTCTCTTAGAAACCGGTTCTCTCTAGCATATATCGAATTCTCATGCGCCAATCGTCCCTTTTCTGCCAACAATGTCTCCAGTTGCAGTCGAATCTGATTTTTGATCACATTTCCAAC contains the following coding sequences:
- the LOC121214888 gene encoding uncharacterized protein, which produces MLTATLKMNSVPTCDDDNECTPFFVCLNKPLPLILVSVYNSLNATDLRILKLSILVLFTACLVKASATASRSNGEYKPVGPTEYRLLQPDLGKDDGARRRLAPFQLCLLCKCCSATAASTCTSMPCCFGIDCQLPNKPFGVCAFVPKTCNCNSCAA
- the LOC107903957 gene encoding RING finger and transmembrane domain-containing protein 2, with protein sequence MDASGTDSDAYGGASSNSRRHRILSASNIIQAPLSALLEYSGLLRTSRSIHQESDPLIPNPNLENSTSALANNGHVAIRIIGTGDNHESERDASGMVAGQLREVTSQNEVFLGLGTSDGQGGNSRSSELGVAAGQGEGVSHSSSNGSVSADAEAGDGGGGGSGVNNSRDSSYQRYDIQQAARWIEQVLPFSLLLLVVFIRQHLQGFFVTIWIAAVMFKSNDILRKQTALKGERKISVLTGICVAFTLHVIAVYWWYWNDDLLYPLVMLPPKYIPPFWHAIFIIMVNDTLVRQEAMVLKCFLLMYYKNSRGRNYRKQGQMLTLVEYMMLLYRALLPTPVWYRFFLNKDYGSLFSSLMTGLYLTFKLTSVVEKVQSFFAALKALSRKEVHYGAYATSEQVNAAGDLCAICQEKMHAPILLRCKHIFCEDCVSEWFERERTCPLCRALVKPADLRSYGDGSTSLFFQIF